Proteins encoded in a region of the Pseudomonas sp. GOM7 genome:
- a CDS encoding cold-shock protein gives MSNRQTGTVKWFNDEKGFGFITPESGPDLFVHFRAIEGTGFRSLKEGQKVTFEAVQGQKGMQADKVQVVS, from the coding sequence ATGTCGAATCGTCAAACCGGCACCGTCAAGTGGTTCAACGACGAGAAAGGCTTCGGCTTCATCACTCCCGAAAGCGGTCCGGATCTGTTCGTGCACTTCCGCGCTATCGAAGGCACTGGCTTCCGCAGCCTGAAAGAAGGCCAGAAGGTCACCTTTGAAGCCGTGCAAGGCCAGAAAGGCATGCAGGCTGACAAGGTTCAGGTAGTCAGCTAA
- a CDS encoding DNA polymerase III subunit chi, with the protein MDTPKPPQKPAQLLHDLESIRELLGDSSSEPSLLIDSLDPDSIPVLSDIVSAPPGPPPPFHTTPPAQPAPAPAPTPKATGTAPTSDAVRTSLEPRLHDSARELQHLSGELRAAAQLILQDVIDDFVPQIEAELKRRLEARLPRLLPPRKP; encoded by the coding sequence ATGGACACCCCCAAGCCTCCGCAAAAGCCCGCTCAGCTACTGCATGACCTGGAGTCGATTCGCGAGCTGCTGGGCGACAGCAGCAGCGAGCCGTCACTGCTGATTGACTCGCTCGACCCGGACAGCATTCCCGTGCTCTCCGACATCGTCAGCGCGCCGCCAGGGCCGCCGCCGCCCTTCCACACCACACCGCCTGCCCAACCCGCGCCAGCGCCAGCGCCAACGCCCAAAGCCACGGGCACCGCGCCGACCAGTGACGCCGTGCGAACCAGCCTGGAGCCGCGCCTGCACGACAGCGCCCGCGAGCTGCAGCACCTGAGCGGCGAACTGCGCGCCGCCGCGCAATTGATCCTGCAAGACGTGATCGACGATTTCGTGCCGCAGATCGAAGCCGAGCTCAAGCGCCGTCTCGAAGCCCGCCTGCCGCGCCTGTTGCCGCCGCGCAAACCCTGA
- a CDS encoding RDD family protein, whose translation MPRHQLRPQGDFPSAGPIRRLAALFYDSLLCVALMMVVTLIYQQGILRLIFGSEKLMIMSQQGALDRDPLLASLVLLSLFGFFAKFWTHNGQTLGMQAWGLRIQNADGTAIDLWQALLRFVVAIGSWLFAGLGFLWMLWDKQGRTWHDAYSDSRMVQLPKNVHKK comes from the coding sequence ATGCCGAGACATCAGCTACGCCCACAGGGCGACTTCCCTTCTGCCGGTCCGATCCGCCGACTGGCTGCTCTCTTTTACGATTCCCTGCTCTGCGTCGCACTGATGATGGTGGTCACGCTCATCTATCAACAGGGCATCCTGCGCCTGATCTTCGGTAGCGAAAAGCTGATGATCATGTCGCAACAGGGTGCGCTCGACCGCGACCCCCTGCTGGCCAGTCTGGTGTTGTTGAGCCTGTTCGGCTTCTTCGCCAAGTTCTGGACACACAATGGCCAAACCCTGGGTATGCAGGCCTGGGGGCTGCGCATCCAGAACGCCGATGGCACGGCCATCGACCTGTGGCAGGCACTGCTGCGTTTCGTGGTCGCTATCGGCTCCTGGCTGTTCGCCGGCCTCGGCTTCCTGTGGATGCTCTGGGACAAGCAGGGGCGCACCTGGCATGACGCCTATTCGGACAGCCGCATGGTGCAACTGCCGAAGAACGTGCACAAGAAATAG
- a CDS encoding leucyl aminopeptidase codes for MEFLVKSTRPETLKTATLVVTIGEGRKLGDAAKAVDQASNGAITTVLKRGDLAGKPGQTLLLHGLPGLKAERVLLVGCGKGDLSDRQLRKLVASVHGVLKGLGGSDALLALGELKVKGRDAYGKTRLILETLADGGYLFEQFKSKKSDPRALKKVTLVVDKAELADAERALQHARAIATGVAFTKDLGNLPPNLCHPSYLAEEAKALGKAHKNLKVEILDEKKLKELGAGAFLAVAQGSEQPPRMIVMHYQGGKKDDKPFALVGKGITFDTGGISIKPAASMDEMKYDMCGAASVFGTLKAVLELQLPINLVCLLACAENMPSGRATRPGDIVTTMSGQTVEILNTDAEGRLVLCDTLTYAERFKPQAVIDIATLTGACIVALGSNVSGLMGNNDTLIKQILKAGETADDRAWQLPLYDEYQEQLDSPFADIANIGGPKAGTITAGCFLSRFAKNFHWAHLDIAGTAWISGGKDKGGTGRPVPLLTQYLLDRSESSRKRQAASDK; via the coding sequence ATGGAATTTCTCGTCAAAAGCACCCGCCCGGAAACCCTGAAGACCGCCACCCTGGTCGTCACCATCGGCGAGGGCCGCAAGCTGGGTGATGCCGCCAAGGCCGTCGACCAAGCCAGCAACGGCGCGATCACCACGGTACTCAAGCGTGGCGACCTCGCCGGCAAGCCGGGCCAGACCCTGCTGCTGCACGGCCTGCCGGGGCTCAAGGCCGAGCGCGTGCTGCTGGTGGGCTGTGGCAAGGGCGATCTGTCCGACCGCCAACTGCGCAAGTTGGTTGCCAGCGTGCACGGCGTGCTCAAGGGACTGGGCGGCAGCGACGCCTTGCTGGCCCTGGGCGAACTCAAGGTCAAGGGCCGTGATGCCTATGGCAAGACCCGCCTGATCCTGGAAACCCTGGCCGACGGTGGCTACCTGTTCGAGCAATTCAAGAGCAAGAAGAGCGACCCGCGTGCCCTGAAGAAAGTCACGCTGGTGGTCGACAAGGCCGAGCTGGCCGATGCCGAGCGCGCCCTGCAGCATGCCCGCGCCATCGCCACGGGCGTGGCCTTCACCAAGGATCTGGGCAACCTGCCGCCGAACCTGTGCCACCCCAGCTACCTGGCCGAAGAGGCCAAGGCTCTGGGCAAGGCACACAAGAACCTCAAGGTGGAAATCCTCGACGAGAAGAAGCTCAAGGAGCTGGGCGCCGGCGCCTTCCTCGCCGTGGCCCAGGGCAGCGAGCAGCCGCCACGCATGATCGTCATGCACTACCAGGGCGGCAAGAAGGACGACAAACCCTTCGCCCTGGTCGGCAAGGGCATCACCTTCGACACTGGTGGTATCAGCATCAAACCGGCAGCCAGCATGGACGAGATGAAGTACGACATGTGCGGCGCCGCCAGCGTCTTCGGCACCCTCAAGGCGGTGCTCGAGCTGCAACTGCCGATCAACCTGGTGTGCCTGCTGGCCTGCGCCGAGAACATGCCCAGCGGCCGCGCCACCCGCCCCGGCGACATCGTCACCACCATGAGCGGACAGACCGTGGAAATCCTCAACACCGACGCCGAAGGCCGCCTGGTGCTGTGCGACACCCTGACCTACGCCGAGCGTTTCAAGCCGCAGGCGGTGATCGACATCGCCACCCTCACCGGCGCCTGCATCGTCGCCCTGGGCAGCAATGTATCCGGCCTGATGGGCAACAACGACACGCTGATCAAGCAGATCCTCAAGGCGGGTGAAACGGCCGACGACCGCGCCTGGCAACTGCCGCTGTACGACGAGTATCAGGAACAGCTCGACAGCCCCTTCGCCGACATCGCCAACATCGGCGGGCCGAAGGCCGGCACCATCACCGCTGGTTGCTTCCTGTCGCGCTTCGCCAAGAACTTCCACTGGGCGCACCTGGACATCGCCGGCACCGCCTGGATCAGCGGCGGCAAGGACAAGGGCGGCACTGGCCGTCCGGTACCGCTGCTGACCCAGTACCTGCTGGATCGCAGCGAAAGCAGCCGCAAGCGGCAAGCCGCAAGCGACAAATAA
- a CDS encoding DNA polymerase III subunit chi, producing MPRIEFYVLSSADAEGRLRAACQLALKAWSAGLPVFVRGSDEAQCGELDEMLWRFKAERFVPHDLHRDAPLSPVTLGIDDVPSVEQGVLINLGNNLSPHVERFSRIIEIVNQQPELLSACRENFRIYRQRGYDPKRVEL from the coding sequence ATGCCCAGAATCGAGTTCTACGTCCTCTCCTCCGCTGACGCCGAAGGTCGCCTGCGCGCGGCCTGCCAGTTGGCGCTGAAGGCCTGGAGCGCGGGCCTGCCGGTATTTGTGCGTGGCAGCGACGAAGCACAGTGCGGCGAGCTCGACGAGATGCTCTGGCGTTTCAAGGCCGAACGCTTTGTGCCGCATGATCTGCACCGCGATGCGCCGCTGTCGCCCGTGACGCTGGGTATCGACGACGTGCCCAGTGTCGAACAGGGCGTGCTGATCAACCTCGGCAACAATCTGTCGCCCCATGTCGAGCGCTTCTCGCGCATCATCGAGATCGTCAACCAGCAGCCCGAACTGCTCAGCGCCTGTCGCGAGAATTTCCGTATCTATCGTCAGCGCGGGTATGATCCCAAGCGCGTCGAACTTTAG
- a CDS encoding substrate-binding periplasmic protein, which translates to MLLAFVPLVQAETLTYAVTDEGWEPYWIVEDGRIEGILHDVMLALGERLPVQLDASHPLPPLRAQKLFREGHLQIECCVSQLWRAEPEQAEVSLWTVPVLEAQEILLFPPGKAFSYRTLEDLRGRAIATVRGYGYAGAGTFTRVDGADAAALIYLVAQGRSDAGIIDRLEWRYLLRKDARLKLPRWRVEEGPVIHSSQLRLRLHRDYRQWLGSMDAAIRSMQQDGTLARIVARYAP; encoded by the coding sequence ATGCTGCTGGCATTCGTCCCGCTGGTGCAGGCCGAAACCCTGACCTATGCGGTGACGGACGAAGGTTGGGAGCCCTACTGGATCGTGGAGGACGGGCGTATCGAGGGCATTCTGCACGATGTCATGCTCGCTCTGGGCGAGCGTCTACCCGTGCAGCTCGACGCCAGCCATCCGCTACCGCCACTGCGTGCGCAGAAGCTGTTTCGTGAGGGGCATCTGCAGATCGAATGCTGTGTGAGTCAGTTGTGGCGCGCGGAGCCAGAGCAGGCCGAGGTGTCCCTGTGGACGGTGCCGGTGCTCGAGGCGCAGGAGATCCTGCTGTTTCCTCCCGGCAAGGCCTTTTCCTATCGAACGCTCGAAGATTTGCGCGGGCGCGCCATCGCCACGGTGCGCGGTTATGGCTATGCCGGTGCAGGTACCTTCACGCGGGTCGATGGTGCCGATGCGGCTGCCTTGATCTATCTGGTGGCGCAGGGGCGTAGCGACGCTGGCATCATCGACCGCCTGGAGTGGCGCTATCTGCTGCGCAAGGACGCGCGCTTGAAATTGCCGCGCTGGCGCGTCGAGGAGGGGCCTGTCATCCACAGCTCGCAGTTGCGGCTCAGGCTGCACCGCGATTACCGGCAGTGGCTCGGCAGCATGGATGCGGCCATCCGCAGCATGCAGCAAGACGGCACCCTGGCGCGCATCGTCGCCCGCTACGCGCCCTGA
- the lptF gene encoding LPS export ABC transporter permease LptF: MIVFRYLSREVLLTLSAVSAVLLVIIMSGRFIKYLAQAAQGVLDPSVLFLIMGYRIPGFLQLILPLGLFLGFLLAYGRLYLDSEMTVLSATGVSQQRLTVYSMAPALIVALLVGWLSMGLAPQGVAGVARILNEQDALTELDTLVPGRFQSLRDGSRVTYSQELSADRSELRGVFMSEKRFSSDGRSERGTTVLVAESGRQEIHPDGSRYLILENGYRYDGEPGEADYRAIRYDTYGVLLPKPEVALEANEREAIPTRDLFGSDDPVMQAELQWRLSLPLLVFVVTLLAVPLSKVNPRQGRFLKLLPAIFLYMTYLGLLIAARGALDKGKLPPALGLWWVHLIFLAIGLSLLYWERLSLWWASRRVSEVAHG, from the coding sequence TTGATCGTCTTCCGCTATCTGTCCCGCGAAGTGTTGTTGACCCTCAGTGCGGTGAGCGCCGTGCTGTTGGTGATCATCATGAGCGGTCGTTTCATCAAGTACCTGGCCCAGGCGGCGCAGGGGGTGCTCGACCCGAGCGTGCTGTTTTTGATCATGGGCTACCGGATTCCCGGTTTCCTGCAACTGATCCTGCCGCTCGGTCTGTTCCTCGGTTTTCTGCTGGCTTACGGGCGCCTCTACCTGGACAGCGAAATGACCGTGCTGTCGGCCACTGGCGTCAGCCAGCAGCGCCTGACCGTGTACAGCATGGCGCCGGCCCTGATCGTCGCCCTGCTGGTCGGCTGGCTGAGCATGGGCCTGGCGCCGCAAGGCGTGGCCGGGGTGGCGCGCATCCTCAACGAGCAGGATGCCCTGACCGAGCTCGATACCCTGGTGCCTGGGCGCTTCCAGTCGCTGCGCGATGGCTCGCGGGTGACCTACTCGCAGGAGCTGTCGGCCGATCGCAGCGAGCTGCGTGGTGTGTTCATGTCGGAGAAGCGTTTCTCCTCCGATGGCCGTTCCGAACGCGGCACCACCGTGCTGGTGGCTGAAAGTGGCCGTCAGGAAATTCACCCGGACGGCAGTCGCTACCTGATTCTGGAAAATGGCTATCGCTACGATGGCGAGCCGGGCGAGGCCGATTACCGTGCCATTCGTTACGACACCTATGGCGTGCTGCTGCCCAAGCCCGAGGTGGCGCTCGAGGCCAACGAGCGCGAGGCGATCCCGACCCGCGACCTGTTCGGCAGCGACGATCCGGTGATGCAGGCCGAGCTGCAATGGCGCCTGTCGCTGCCCTTGCTGGTATTCGTGGTCACCCTGTTGGCGGTGCCGCTGTCCAAGGTCAATCCGCGCCAGGGGCGCTTTCTCAAGCTACTGCCGGCGATCTTCCTCTATATGACCTACCTGGGCCTGCTGATCGCCGCCCGTGGCGCGCTGGACAAGGGCAAGCTGCCGCCAGCCTTGGGCTTGTGGTGGGTGCACCTGATCTTCCTGGCCATCGGCCTGAGCTTGCTTTATTGGGAGCGTTTGAGCCTGTGGTGGGCCAGTCGTCGCGTGTCGGAGGTGGCCCATGGCTAA
- the queA gene encoding tRNA preQ1(34) S-adenosylmethionine ribosyltransferase-isomerase QueA — protein sequence MRVADFHFDLPESLIARHPLAERRASRLLQLDGPTGALRHGRFTDLLEQLRPGDLMVFNNTRVIPARLFGQKASGGKLEILVERVLDQTRVLAHVRASKSPKPGSSILIDGGGEAQMVARHDALFELDFAEPVLALLERVGHMPLPPYIDRPDDEADRERYQTVYAQKAGAVAAPTAGLHFDDELLAAIRAKGVESAFVTLHVGAGTFQPVRVERIEDHHMHSEWLEVSQDVVDAVAACRARGGRVVAVGTTSVRSLETAARDGELKPFSGDTDIFIYPGRPFHVVDALVTNFHLPESTLLMLVSAFAGYAETMAAYREAVAQGYRFFSYGDAMFITRNPAARGPEV from the coding sequence ATGCGTGTTGCCGACTTCCATTTCGATCTTCCCGAGTCGTTGATTGCCCGTCACCCTCTGGCCGAGCGTCGAGCCAGCCGCCTGCTGCAGCTCGACGGGCCGACAGGGGCGCTGCGCCATGGCCGCTTCACCGATCTGCTGGAGCAATTGCGTCCTGGCGATCTGATGGTGTTCAACAACACCCGGGTGATTCCGGCGCGGCTGTTCGGGCAGAAGGCCTCGGGCGGCAAGCTGGAGATCCTGGTCGAGCGCGTGCTGGATCAGACCCGGGTGCTGGCGCATGTGCGGGCCAGCAAGTCGCCCAAGCCGGGCTCGAGCATTCTCATCGATGGTGGTGGCGAGGCGCAGATGGTGGCGCGTCACGATGCCCTGTTCGAGCTGGACTTCGCCGAGCCGGTGCTGGCGTTGCTGGAGCGTGTCGGGCACATGCCGCTGCCGCCTTATATAGACAGGCCGGATGACGAGGCTGACCGCGAGCGCTATCAGACCGTCTATGCGCAGAAGGCTGGTGCCGTGGCGGCCCCAACCGCTGGCCTGCACTTCGATGACGAGCTGCTGGCAGCGATCCGCGCCAAGGGCGTGGAGAGCGCCTTCGTTACCCTGCATGTCGGCGCCGGCACCTTCCAGCCGGTGCGGGTCGAGCGCATCGAGGATCACCACATGCACAGCGAATGGCTGGAGGTCAGCCAGGACGTCGTCGATGCCGTGGCGGCCTGTCGCGCCCGTGGCGGTCGTGTGGTCGCCGTTGGCACCACCAGCGTGCGCTCGCTGGAGACGGCGGCGCGTGATGGCGAGCTCAAGCCCTTCAGCGGCGATACCGACATCTTCATCTACCCAGGGCGCCCCTTCCATGTGGTCGATGCCCTGGTGACCAACTTTCATCTGCCCGAGTCGACCCTGTTGATGCTGGTGTCGGCCTTCGCCGGCTACGCCGAGACCATGGCGGCCTACCGCGAGGCGGTGGCGCAGGGCTATCGCTTCTTCAGTTACGGTGATGCCATGTTCATCACCCGCAATCCCGCCGCGCGCGGGCCCGAGGTTTGA
- the lptG gene encoding LPS export ABC transporter permease LptG: MAKLDRYIGVQVFIAILAVLGIILGLALLFAFIDELGDLNKGDYGLPQALWYVLLTAPRRAYEMLPMAALIGCLIGLGSLASNSELTVMRAAGVSIGRISWAVMKPMLALLLVGILIGEYVAPWTENQAQASRAIAQGGAQAQSSKRGMWHRQGQEYVHINVVRADGTLLGVTRYRFDDERRLQSSSFARRAEFNDGHWLLRDVKTTHLYADHSEVSQQDEERWDIELNPQLLGTVVMEPEALSVTGLWQYIHYLADQGLNNARYWLAFWSKVLQPLVTAALVLMAISFIFGPLRSVTLGQRVFTGVLVGFIFRIAQDLLGPSSLVFGFSPLLAVLVPAGVCALAGVWLLRRAG, encoded by the coding sequence ATGGCTAAGCTGGATCGTTACATCGGTGTGCAGGTATTCATCGCCATCCTGGCGGTGCTGGGCATCATCCTCGGGCTTGCTCTGCTGTTCGCTTTCATCGACGAACTGGGTGATCTGAACAAGGGTGACTACGGCCTGCCGCAGGCGTTGTGGTACGTCTTGCTCACCGCGCCGCGCCGCGCCTACGAGATGCTGCCGATGGCGGCGTTGATCGGTTGCCTGATCGGTCTCGGCTCCCTGGCCAGCAACAGCGAGCTGACCGTCATGCGCGCCGCGGGTGTCTCCATCGGGCGTATTTCCTGGGCGGTGATGAAACCCATGCTGGCCTTGCTGCTGGTTGGCATTCTGATCGGCGAATACGTGGCGCCCTGGACCGAGAACCAGGCCCAGGCCAGTCGTGCCATCGCCCAGGGCGGCGCCCAGGCGCAGAGCTCCAAACGTGGTATGTGGCACCGCCAGGGGCAGGAGTACGTGCACATCAACGTGGTGCGCGCCGATGGCACCCTGCTGGGGGTGACCCGTTATCGCTTCGACGACGAGCGCCGCCTGCAGTCCTCCAGCTTCGCGCGCCGTGCCGAATTCAATGACGGTCACTGGTTGCTGCGCGACGTGAAGACCACGCACCTGTATGCCGATCACTCCGAGGTCAGCCAGCAGGACGAGGAGCGCTGGGACATCGAACTCAATCCGCAACTGCTGGGCACGGTGGTGATGGAGCCAGAGGCTCTGTCGGTCACCGGCTTGTGGCAATACATCCACTACCTGGCGGATCAGGGCTTGAACAACGCGCGCTACTGGCTGGCATTCTGGAGCAAGGTGCTGCAGCCGCTGGTTACCGCTGCGCTGGTATTGATGGCGATTTCCTTCATCTTCGGTCCGCTGCGTTCGGTGACGCTGGGGCAGCGGGTCTTCACCGGCGTACTGGTAGGCTTCATCTTCCGCATCGCTCAGGATCTGCTGGGGCCGTCCAGCCTGGTGTTCGGCTTCTCGCCGCTGCTGGCGGTGCTGGTGCCGGCCGGTGTCTGTGCCCTGGCTGGGGTCTGGTTGTTGCGACGCGCCGGCTGA
- a CDS encoding valine--tRNA ligase produces the protein MDKTYQPHAIESNWYQTWEKNNYFAPQGSGEPYTIMIPPPNVTGSLHMGHGFNNAIMDALIRFRRMQGRNTLWQPGTDHAGIATQMVVERQLAAQGIGRHDLGREKFLEKVWEWKNQSGGTITRQIRRLGSSVDWSRERFTMDDGLSEAVKEAFVRLHEDGLIYRGKRLVNWDTKFHTAISDLEVENHDEKGSLWNLRYPLADGKKTAEGKDYLIVATTRPETMLGDSAVAVHPEDERYKALIGSYVELPLLGRRIPIIADDYCDPEFGTGCVKITPAHDFNDYEVGKRHNLPLINIFDKNAAVLATAQVFNLDGSVNEQVEANIPAQFAGLDRFEARKQIVTAFEAAGLLEKIEDHALKVPKGDRSGTVIEPWLTDQWYVSTKPLAEKAIAVVESGEIQFVPKQYENMYFSWMRDIQDWCISRQLWWGHRIPAWYDEAGNVYVGRDEAEVRAKHNLGDAKLRQDEDVLDTWFSSGLWTFSTLGWPQQTDFLKTFHPTDVLVTGFDIIFFWVARMIMLSTHLTGQIPFKTVYVHGLVRDGQGQKMSKSKGNVLDPLDIVDGITLDELLEKRTSGMMQPKLAEKIAKQTKAEFPEGIASYGTDALRFTFCSLATTGRDVKFDMGRVEGYRNFCNKLWNAANFVIENTDGQDTGANGEEVELSSVDRWIISQLQRTEAEVTRQLDAFRFDLATQALYEFVWDQYCAWYLELVKPVLWDENAPIERQRGTRRTLVRVLEVILRLAHPFMPFITEEIWQRIKGQAGVQGETLMLQPWPVANESRIDAAAEGDIEWVKQLMLGVRQIRGEMKISMAKRIDIIVANASAEDQRRLADFEPLLNKLAKLESVRVLAAGEEAPMSATTLVGEMEVLVPMAGLIDKDAELARLDKEIGRLDGEVKRVGGKLANEGFVAKAPAEVLEKERAKLAEAEQALAKMVEQRGKIAAL, from the coding sequence ATGGACAAGACCTACCAGCCGCACGCCATCGAATCCAACTGGTACCAGACCTGGGAGAAGAACAACTACTTCGCCCCGCAAGGTAGCGGTGAGCCTTACACCATCATGATCCCGCCGCCGAACGTCACCGGCAGCCTGCACATGGGTCACGGCTTCAACAACGCGATCATGGATGCGCTGATCCGCTTCCGCCGCATGCAGGGCCGCAACACCCTGTGGCAGCCGGGCACCGACCACGCCGGTATCGCCACCCAGATGGTGGTGGAGCGCCAGCTCGCCGCGCAGGGTATCGGCCGTCACGACCTGGGCCGCGAGAAATTCCTGGAGAAAGTCTGGGAATGGAAGAACCAGTCCGGCGGCACCATCACCCGCCAGATCCGCCGCCTGGGCAGCTCGGTAGACTGGTCGCGCGAGCGCTTCACCATGGACGACGGCCTGTCCGAAGCGGTCAAGGAAGCCTTCGTCCGTCTGCATGAAGACGGCCTGATCTACCGCGGCAAGCGCCTGGTCAACTGGGACACCAAGTTCCACACCGCCATTTCCGACCTGGAAGTGGAAAACCACGACGAGAAAGGCTCGCTGTGGAACCTGCGCTACCCGCTGGCCGACGGCAAGAAGACCGCCGAAGGCAAGGACTACCTGATCGTCGCCACCACCCGCCCGGAAACCATGCTCGGCGACAGCGCCGTGGCCGTGCATCCGGAAGACGAGCGCTACAAGGCGCTGATTGGCAGCTACGTCGAACTGCCGCTGCTGGGCCGTCGTATCCCGATCATCGCCGACGACTACTGCGACCCCGAGTTCGGCACCGGCTGCGTGAAGATCACCCCGGCGCATGACTTTAACGACTACGAAGTGGGCAAGCGCCACAACCTGCCGCTGATCAACATCTTCGACAAGAACGCCGCAGTGCTGGCCACTGCCCAGGTGTTCAACCTCGACGGCAGCGTCAACGAGCAGGTCGAGGCCAACATTCCAGCGCAGTTCGCCGGGCTGGATCGCTTCGAGGCGCGCAAGCAGATCGTCACTGCCTTCGAGGCTGCCGGCCTGCTGGAGAAGATCGAAGACCACGCCCTGAAAGTGCCGAAGGGCGACCGCTCCGGCACCGTGATCGAGCCCTGGCTGACCGACCAGTGGTACGTCTCCACCAAACCGCTGGCCGAGAAAGCCATCGCCGTGGTCGAGAGCGGCGAGATCCAGTTCGTGCCCAAGCAGTACGAGAACATGTACTTTAGCTGGATGCGTGACATCCAGGACTGGTGCATCAGCCGTCAGCTCTGGTGGGGCCACCGCATCCCGGCCTGGTACGACGAAGCCGGCAACGTCTACGTCGGCCGTGACGAAGCGGAAGTACGCGCCAAGCACAACCTCGGCGACGCCAAACTGCGCCAGGACGAAGACGTGCTCGACACCTGGTTCAGCTCCGGTCTGTGGACCTTCTCCACCCTCGGCTGGCCGCAGCAGACCGACTTCCTCAAAACCTTCCACCCCACGGATGTGCTGGTCACCGGCTTCGACATCATCTTCTTCTGGGTCGCCCGGATGATCATGCTGTCCACCCACCTGACCGGGCAGATTCCGTTCAAGACCGTGTACGTGCACGGCCTGGTACGCGATGGCCAGGGCCAGAAGATGTCCAAGTCCAAGGGCAACGTGCTCGACCCGCTGGATATCGTCGATGGCATCACCCTCGACGAACTGCTGGAAAAACGCACCAGCGGCATGATGCAGCCCAAGCTGGCCGAGAAAATCGCCAAGCAGACCAAGGCCGAGTTCCCCGAAGGCATCGCCAGCTACGGCACCGATGCCCTGCGCTTCACCTTCTGCTCGCTGGCCACCACCGGCCGTGACGTGAAATTCGACATGGGCCGCGTCGAGGGCTACCGCAACTTCTGCAACAAGCTGTGGAACGCCGCCAACTTCGTCATCGAGAACACCGATGGTCAGGACACTGGCGCGAATGGCGAAGAGGTCGAGCTGTCCTCGGTGGATCGCTGGATCATCAGCCAGTTGCAGCGCACCGAGGCCGAGGTCACCCGCCAGCTCGATGCCTTCCGTTTCGACCTGGCCACCCAGGCGCTCTACGAGTTCGTCTGGGATCAGTACTGCGCCTGGTACCTGGAGTTGGTCAAGCCAGTGCTGTGGGACGAGAACGCGCCGATCGAGCGCCAGCGCGGCACCCGCCGCACCCTGGTGCGCGTGCTGGAAGTGATCCTGCGCCTGGCTCACCCGTTCATGCCGTTCATCACCGAAGAAATCTGGCAGCGCATCAAGGGCCAGGCCGGCGTGCAGGGTGAAACCCTGATGCTGCAACCCTGGCCGGTGGCCAATGAGAGCCGCATCGACGCTGCCGCCGAAGGCGATATCGAGTGGGTCAAGCAGTTGATGCTCGGCGTACGGCAGATCCGTGGCGAGATGAAGATCTCCATGGCCAAGCGCATCGACATCATCGTTGCCAACGCCAGTGCCGAGGATCAGCGCCGCCTGGCCGACTTCGAGCCGCTGCTGAACAAGCTGGCCAAGCTGGAATCGGTACGTGTGCTGGCTGCCGGTGAAGAAGCGCCGATGTCCGCCACCACCCTGGTGGGCGAGATGGAAGTGTTGGTGCCGATGGCCGGGCTGATCGACAAGGACGCCGAACTGGCGCGCCTGGACAAGGAGATCGGCCGCCTCGATGGTGAGGTCAAGCGCGTCGGCGGCAAGTTGGCCAATGAAGGCTTCGTCGCCAAGGCCCCCGCCGAGGTGCTGGAGAAGGAGCGCGCCAAGCTGGCTGAGGCCGAGCAGGCCCTGGCCAAGATGGTCGAGCAGCGCGGCAAGATCGCCGCGCTCTGA